TCTTTGATGATGTTATAGAAACTTTCATTTGTCTGCGGGCTTACAAGCTGTGGCCGTGCGGTTTTGTCAACATGCACGGCCGCCGGACACTTTCCCACCATAAAATCTGTACAATCAAATGTGATCGTCATAAACTGAGCCGTATATTCTGCCCCATGAATATTCTTGTAGCACTTGTTCCTTTCTTCATATAATGTTGCCGGTGCGAAGGGCATGAATTCCGTTCGTTTTAATTGCTGGTTGAGCCAGAGATTGACCGAGGGATCGGTTGCGTGGTAGAGGATGGACCTGTTGCCGAGGGCCCTGGGGCCGTATTCCATCCTGCCGTTGAATCGTGCTACGATGTTGCCGTCCGCAAGAAGTTCCGCAATCCGTCTTTCAATATTTTGAGGTCTTTCCGGTTTAAGCCCGGCCTGATGTATGGCGGAAAGCATTTCTTCCTCAGGATATTCCGGTCCCCAATAGACATCATCAATACGTTCGGTCTGAAGAGAGCTCGTCTCCTGGGTATAAAGTGCCATGGCTGCACCCACGCAACATCCACCATCCCCCATGTTCGGGTGGATGAAGATATTTTCCACCCCGTCGATCTCGAAAATACGCTGGTTTGCCTTAACGTTTGCGACGACACCGCCGGATAGTGCGACATTCTTTATCCCGGTTTGTTTTACATAATACGCGATATATTCGCATGCGATGTCCTCCAGAACCTTCTGATAGGCTGCTGCAACTGCCGGTTTTGAAAAACGGGATGCCAGATAGCGTGAGAAAACGAAATTATGCGGCAGATGATAATAAATATCGCCGTCGGATGTTTCGAAGAAAGAGCGTACCGTATCATAGAGGATGTCGGCTTTTTCGTATGCGGCTAATCCGACGATTTTGCCTTCGTGCCGGCCGGGCTTGAAACCAAGCGATGATGTTACCTTTTCATAAAATTCTCCAAGACTGACAGGATGCTTCAGGGCATGTATCCGTTCTATCCCGCCATTGCGGCCGATGGAGACACTTCCGGCAAGCCCGCTTCCATAACCGTCGAGTGTAATAAGCAGTGCCTCGTCAAAGCCTGAGGTAAAGTAGGTATTTGCGGCATGACAAAGGTGATGGTCGAAACGTTGCAGTTTATGGTCAATGCCGAATTTCTGCAATCCCTTGATCAGCTCTTCCTGCCAATGTCTGTGGTCCCGGCTTGCTCCTTCCACCCATTGTTTTCTTTTACGTCTTCCCATTATGGTGCCTATCCATGAATAGGTACTCAGCATTCTATATGCGATGTTCATATATCCCGGCTTCTTCATGTACAATTTTTTTTCCGTAAGAGCCGGTATGTTGTATTTTTTTTCCGGTTGTTCCGGCAAGTTCCGCATGTGATGGAAAAGGTTTTGAGGAGGATATACTTTTTCTTTGTCGGCATGCCAACGTGCTGAGCTTCTCATCAGCTCCGATTCCCTTTGCCAGTCATAAAATGAGTATGCGACGTGATCGACCGATTGAGCGGTAAGCCCGTATCGCTGGAAAAGCTCTTGCAAAGCCAGATAGGGGAACCCGGCATGTATCTTGATCCGGCTCAGTCTTTCTTCAGCAATTGCAGCGATCACTTTCCCGTCTTCCAGCAGGCAAACGGTAGCGTCTTTGTCTAAGGGGGATATACCGATAATTTTCATGAAAGATTTTCCTCCAGCATCTTTGTATATGCCTCTCTTATGGTAAGGAAATCCGCGTGATAGGTTTTCTGAATGTAAGTTACAACATTTTCAATGGTTCTGAAAAAGTTCTGTTTATCCTGCGGCGTGGTTACGTAGGCCGTACTGCCCGGTCGTAGATCCGAGCTGTGAAAAAAAAGGTTAATAACGCTGTTGCCGTTATGGATGTTCATGTCAATACAGCGACAAATATCTTCGGTAGTGTAACCTTCCGGGGTAATGGCTACTTTTCGCAATAATTTCAGGCGCCACAAGATTCCGATCACATGCAGCCTGGCAACCTTGGGGGTGGAGAGAATGCGATACAACTTATTTGAGAACTGAAACCAGGGGAGAGTAAATCCTGCTGTGGCCGGTATCTCCAATAGCGAACGCTGCTTTCCTTGTGCAAGGCAGTTCTCGAAATCGGGATAATAAGGATAAAGAAGGGCGTTGTCGTACGAAAAATCCTTTTCGCTATAAAAAGGTCTGATGCTGGAGTCGACTTGATAGCCATAATGCGCTAATAAACGCATGATTTTCCCGTCCATACCCCATCTTCCTGAACGGAAAGAAAAAGGATGTATGCCGAAGCGTTCCTTGATAATATCGGTAAGCTTTTTCAATTTCCTTTCTACCAGGAGGATGGGCAGATTGATTATAAATGAGTTATGATCGTTGATTTCTTCCGTGACAGGAGGGTTGCACCATGGATGCAGATGAGCACCGATGTCGCACTCCTTTTTTTTGAAATAGCTCTTTAAAGTCGCGCAGTTTTCTTCTTTTTCCACGACGGCATGGTCAACAAAGTAGGTTGGAATAATGGAAAGAGACCGGCAAAGATCCTGGAATTCATGAATGTACGAGATATTCTCCGTCGAGTACGGTGGAACAGGGAGCGGCCCGGACCAATCCCATTCCTCTTCCGTGTCTATGGTGATTAAAAAGATAACTCGTTTTTTCATTCCTGAATTGCTTCGACGTAATTTCTAAGAGTTGGAAATCTTTATCCGTGAAAGAAGTACCTGTGATCCTACCACGAAAGAAACGATTTTCGATACTCAAAGAAGCCTGACATGCTCAATCGATAAAAGCTTTTACGTGCTGATATGTCATTGCCCACACCGACGCGAGGGATAGAAAGTGGATGGTCCTTGCCCGGATTGTACAGTCCGTAATCCGTGGCAAACGCGCATTTGTAGCCGTAATGAGCCAGTAATTTCCTATGTTCTGGTGAGTAATCCTTTCCAAACTGGCCATTCGGGTAACAGAACGCCCTGATCTCATGCCCTAACTTTTTTTCAAGCCTTATTTTCGACCCGGCCAATTCTCCTTCAAGCAGTTCCTCCGGTGTGTTTGTGAGAATTCTGTGGGTAGCGGTATGGGAGCCGAATTCAATCAGTCCTTCTTTGTCCATCTTGAATACTTCAGGCCAGGTCAACATCCCGAAATCATCTATGTAAGTGGATCGGTCGAAGCCAACCTGGGAGACAACCTGCTGCAAAAGAGCGGATCTTTCATTGCCGTGCTTTCTCTTCAGGTATTCCACCTCCATGTGGTAAGCTTCATAATATTGTTTTTTCGAGAAAAGAAAGTTTGCCTGTGGGTTGGTAAGCCGGAGGTTTGCTTGCTGTTTTCCGGCTTCGAGAATGGTCAGCAATAGTTCGTCAACCCAGAAAAACCGGTCCGAGTTTATGTAATCAACAGTAAGGAAAATAACGGTTGGAATCCTGTATCTTTTCAGGATCGGGTAGGCGACAGTCATGTTATTCCTGAAACCGTCATCCAGGGTGATTAAAACGGAATGATCAGGGAGGGGGTTGTCTGTTGCCGCCGCCGACAAGACTTCATTTAATGAAACGGGGTTATAGTATTTCGCGAGCCAGGAGATCTGTTGCTCGAAGATGCGCGCAGGTAACAATGTCCATGCAGAAGGAGGATTTTTGCTTTGTGTAACTCCATGATACGTCACTACCAGAAGGCGTTTCCGGTATCTGTGCCGCAGAAATCGGCTGACGCCTGCAAAAAGCAGGATGTTACAGAAGGCAATCTTTGTGAACTCCTTAAATGTCATTTGTTTTTTATACGGGCTTTCAGCCAGTTCCACTCTCTTTTTAGATTTGTCTTTGCACAACATCCGGCAACATCAGACAGGATTCTACGAAAAAGTCCGGGCATTGTGTAACGGAATGGCGATGAACTGTATTGTCCGCTGCCGGGGCTTTTCCTTTCGTGAACGGGATGGACGGATTCGCCGGGGTCCGGGATCCATCCGTTCTGCAGGGCCAGGACCATGGGGCGTGTCAGGAATCGTGTTTCACGGCTCTGTAATTCTTTGAAACTTTCCGTCAGGAAGAACCGGCAACGTTCAATGAATCGCTTGCGATTCTCGGATGGGGCGTATCGAGCTGCAAGATAAAAGACGACGCTTTTCCGAAGGTCCTGGGCGGCCCACGTTTCGTTAGGGTATTCAAGGACTCCGGGCCTTGTCAAAGTCGGGTATTCATTCTCTGCCATCCAGCCTGCATAGTGCAGCAGGGTGTCTTTTGCATAAACGTAATCATTGTCGAACTCGTTTAATTCACTCTTTTTCTCAAGATACTTCCCGGTTGCAACCAGAAAAACCGTATAGGACCACCAGCGTTCGACATTATTCAAGTCGCGGGAGGCGATGTTGTCATTCGGGTGCACCGTGCCCTGGATCAGGCGGGTTGCGATATCGAGATATTTCCTGTCCGACGAAAGCTCAAAGGCATCTAGAGCCGCGGAAAGGCAATTTCCGGTGCCTCGGTCAAGAGGAAAACACGGCCATATTCCCGCTTCTCGTTTCCCGCGCCACCAGGAATGCAGATATTTCTTTGCTCTCAGAAAAGATGCGAGAATGGTTTGCGGCCCTTTCAAGGAGAGGTAACACCAGTCGGCGAGCCTGAGTACCTCCTCCCGGAAACGAGGATTCCCGGTCAGAAGATGATGAACCATAAGTCCTGTTGTATAACAGTGTTGCGCGGCAGGCCCGCCTCCAACGAATGCGGGGTTTTTGTGTTTCAAGTGTTCCCTGGATGAACTTCGATGAGTACTGAGTCCGGCATCCAGGTAATGGTCGGTGTGCCAGAAAAGGCCGTGACAGTATTCCTCACGGTCTTCATCCGTATGGTTGATATCAATGTCAATGACATGACGGGCCAGATCCGAGGCCAGCCCCGCCCATCGGAAGTCGCCGGTGCGGAAATACTCGCGATAAAAAGAGGCGACGGCATCGTATTGGTTATTGTAATGTGAGACAAAAGGCCTCTTCCCCCTGTGGTAGACCGCCTCGTGGTCGGCGTACAGTTCCCCGAAATTACGCCATCCGTATTCGTCGACCATTTCCCGCTTGGCCATAAAATTGTTCGGTCCTTCAAGAGCTGCGGCCGTAAATTCCAGGTATTGGGGGTCGGCTGGCTCGCCGCCGGTAATGTCGTTGGACAGCCCGGACTGCCCGATCGTTTCCTGTGAAAATGTTATCTCCGGTGGCCCAAGTCCCCAACCCGCCTGATCCAGAGTAGTTGCAAAATCAAGATGAAGAAGATGTGTTTTTTGCTCCCCCCCCTGTAATTCATGCAAGTCTGGAAACTTTTCCGGGAAGAATGATATATTTATCATATCGTCATGGAATCCCATTGCTTTGGGGAATTCCTGCCAGAATTGCGAAAGGACGACAGAAAGTCCGTTGGTGCTTGGTCCCGCCCAGAGAATCGGCCCGGCCCTCTTCCCGGTCATTATGACATGATCATCCTGCAATACCTGATATCCTCGTATCGTCATAGGGACATTGCCGTTTCGGTTCCTATGATTGGGGCTGCACCAGTTTTCACCGCCGCTCGACTCCTGGTAAATGATTAGTGGCCCGCCTTTCTCGAAAGTCCGCCATGGTTCCCCGATAGAGGTTTTGTAATAATAATCGGCGCCGAAGTCTTTATTCAGGGACAGAGACACAACGAGTTCCTTGAACAAGAATGAAGAAGGATCACCAAGATCCCAGATTCCGTCCGGATGTTTTGCCGCTCGGGAATTGTGGAGTGTAAACTCGATGCATGTTTTTGCAGTCCCTGTATAAAAATGCAGTCTTGCCTGGAATAAGAGTTTTTTGTCCCGGCCGAAATGGCCCTTGATATTGAGCGTTAAGCGGACCGGACCACGGGCTTCAATGGCTGTTTTTTCAATGACGGCAGGCAACTTCAGGTTATCCTGATCTTTTAGCCAGAGGTCACTGCCGGTATCACCGAGGATATCCTGTCCCTCTACCCGTACCCTCCGGAAAGGGAGCAGCCTGGAAGAATCCAGGACAAAAAAAGCGGCGCCGGTATCGATCTCGATCATATTGCCGGCTGAATTGCAGTATATTACCTCCTGCGCATGTTTCAAGGTCTTCACGGGTTCAAGACGCAGATGGACCTGTTCCTCGGGTGCCATGTCGACGAGGAAATCACAGCGCAGCCATTTAACGCTTCTGTCCGGCCAGTGGGCCAATGGTGTTGTCTGAACCGGGATTGACCGGCCCTTCCCGTTGAGAACAAAATCGCTGTCCTGCTTCACGATGCCTTGCGGGCAGGGAATGCCGATCGTGGCCGGGTATCTTGTTCGTTGGAGATGGGATGGATTTGTGATTTTTATTTGCATCTATCGACGATGGGAAAAATATTTTTCCTGCCGGACTTTTTTAAGCTTTCGGCAGGAGTGAATCAGAAGCTGGGCCATTCGCCCCTGCCCGCAAAATAGAGGTAGATCGCTTCCAACTGTTGCACCCTTTTACGGAAATTGAACCTGTTCTGGATACGTTGCCGGGCCATCCGCCCCATCCGGGATCGGAGTTGCGGCCGTTGCAGGAGTTCTGTGACCGCATCGGCAAGAGAGGCGGTATCCCCCGCCGGGCACAGGAGTCCGGTTTCATGTCCCAGAACAACTTCCGGTATGCCGCCGACGTCCGTCGAGACGACGGGAACCTCCAAGGCCATGGCTTCAAGTATCGTGTTCGGCAGTCCTTCCGTCCGCGAAGTCATCAGGAAAAGATCGAAGGATGCATAAATATCGGAAAGGTCGGTCCGGTGACCGGTAAAATGAACGACATGACCCAGGCCCATTCCGGCAGCATCTGATTTGGCCTTTTCCAGTTCATTGCCGAGACCGTCGCCGACCACAACGAATTTTACATTAGGCATCCGCGCCGTCACTTGTCGTACCACCTCAAAAAAGGTCGGCAAATCCTTGTCGTAGGTGATCCTTGCCACGGTCCCCACCAGGAGATCACCCTTTGCCAAGTTGAGTTCTTTTCTCAGTACGGGTTCCGCCAGGGAGCGCGACCAGGAAGCAATGTCGATTCCATTGTACAGCACCTGGACATCGTTCTCCTTCAGACCGCCGCGGATCAAGCGCTGCCGTGTATCTTCCGATATTGTGAGAATCGGGAGCGCATGACGCTTCATCAGCCACAGAATGAATCTCTTGCGAAACAGGAACCTCAGGTACGCCACGGTCTTTGCAAATGATTCCCTGTCGTACTCGGCATGAGAGTGGCAGGTGTGCATGATACGCAGTCCGGGCACGAGATATTTCAGGAGGGCTCCGTAGAGGAGTGTTTTGTCATCGTGTGTATGGACTAACGTAATCCTTCTCTGCCGGACGACCCGTCTCAAAGAACCGATGCATTTCCGATCCAGAAGATTTCTGTCGACAAAATCCACGTAATCAATCCCGAGTTGCCGTGCCATGTCGGCAATCCGGAATTCCCGGTCCTCCGGTTGACGGATGTATGTAACCAGTACCTCAACTTTTGAGCTGTTGTGCATGGCTGCGGAGTGCAGAATGGTTTTGTCCGGCCCTCCACCTCCTTTGTAGGTCCCGCGTACATCCATGATCCGGATCGATTCCACCGGTAGATACCCTTTCAGGTTTGTTTTCGGATCACGCAGGGGTTTCCAAAGACAACCGAGTTTTCCGGGACATCTTGATTGACCATGGCATTGGCACCGATCCGGCAGTTATCACCGATCGAAATTTCTCCGATGATCTTGGCGCCGGCGCCGAACAATACATTATTCCCGATCCTGGCTGCGTTTCCGCTTCCACCCCTGTCTCCGATGGTGACATGATGGTAGATCGTACAATTCTCTCCGATGACGACCGACGGATGCAGGATGATCCCTCCAAAATGATGAATGCGAAGCCCTGGGCCGATGGTGCATTCCGCCGGGATGGAGATCCCCGTGGTGATTTCCGTCAACCGTTCAACCAGGAAACGAAATGGCTGGGCGGGTACGTGATGCCTGTGAAACCAGTTGAAGAAACGATACACGATGATTGCCTGGAATCCCTGGGACAAGAGTCCCCGGATCATCGGTCGCAGGGTGGATTGCCCGGAACCCAATCTTTTGAGATCGTGTTTTATGTTTCGGAACATGACGGAATCACTGAGGTTTGAAGCACTCCAGCCATAAAGAAAAGATGAACAGGCTCCAGAGTACGGTTCCGTGGTCTTCTTTTCCCGACAGGTGCCTGTCCCATAGAGTACGAATCTCCGGGAGATGAAAATAGGGGGCCATCTGCTCATTCGCAAAGAGGGCGTCTTCGGCCATGGGTCTCAGTTCATGGCGGAGCCAGTCCGCCAGCGGGACGACAAAACCATGTTTTTCCCTGTGGATGATGTCCTTCCCGACGATTTCCCCAAACGCTCTTTTCAATAGATATTTTTGCGTGGTCCCATGCAGTTTCAAAGAGGAGGGGATCCTCGCCGCATATTCTATGATCTTATGATCCAGGAGGGGAGAGCGAACCTCCAGGGAGTTGGCCATGCTCATGCGGTCTACCTTGGCCAGGATATCGCCCGGAAGATAGAGCTTCAGATCGGTATATAAGATCCTGGACAGATGATCCGGGCCATTTGCCTTGTCGTAAAATTTTTTTACATGCCCCGAAGGATCATAAGCCTCAACTTCTTTTCGGAAGCTGTCGGATGCCACCCGGCGTAATTGCCGGTCTGTGATAAAGGTGTTTGTAACATAGAAGGCTTCCGCCGGCGAGAGGAGGGAGGATCTACAGAGCGAATGCAGCCTCTTGAGCGGTCCCCTTTCCGCTTCTTGGGTGAATCGCATGACACCGCTGAGCAGGGATCCGGGAACCCATTGCCGGGCAAGGTTTTCATACCGGTCCACGGTATATTTGTCATAGCCGGCAAAGTTTTCGTCCCCGCCGTCACCCGACAACGCGACGGTGACGTTCTTTCTGGCAATTTCCGAAACATAATAGGTCGGCACCATGGAGGAGTCGGCAAATGGTTCGTCACAGTGCCAGACCAGTTTTTTGATGATCCTGGCCGGTTCGTCATGGATATAATATTCGTGATGGTCGGTCCCGAGTCTTGCAGCGAACGCCTTCGCGTACACGGCTTCATCGTGTTTTTTGTCGTCAAAACCGATGGTGCAGGTCTTGACAGTCCGGTCTTTCGTCCGTGCCATCAAGGCGACGATGCCGGACGAATCCACCCCGCCGCTCAGGAAGGCCCCGAGAGGCACATCGGATATAAGTCTGCACCGTACGGCCTCTTCTATTTTATGGAGAAGTTCTTCTTCAAGTTCCGTGATGTCCGCCCGAACAGGCCTTGAGAAATCTACATCCCAATATTCCGTGATCTTCAAGGCTCCATTTCGGTAGGTCAGATAATGCCCCGGTTCCAGTTTCCGTATTTGGCGATAGATACTTTTGGGATGAGGGACATAGAGGTATTTCAGGTAATCGATCAGTGCGGTCGGATCGATCTCCCTTCCGACGCCGATTTCGAGGAGGGACTTGATTTCAGAGGAAAAAGCAAACCGGTCTTCGGCAAAATAATAATAGAAAGGTTTCTTGCCGATCCGGTCTCTCGCGGCGAACAGCCCGCCCTCCAGCCTGTCCCATATTGCGAAGGCGAACATCCCTCTAATTTGTTCCAGACAGGCCGGTCCGTATGCCGCGTAGCTGGCAAGAAGGACCTCCGTGTCGGTCCGGGTGTGGAACCGGAATCCCCGGTCTGATAATGCGCGACGCAATTCCTGAAAATTATATATTTCCCCGTTAAAAACAATCGTAAATCTCCCGTCGGCGCTTGTCATCGGCTGTCTGCCGTCCCCGGAAAGGTCGATGATCGAAAGTCTTCTGTGGCAAAGTCCCATACTTGCATCCAGAAAGATGTCGCCCATGTCAGGGCCCCTATGGGTCATGACAGCGTTCATCCGTTCCAGCGACTTTTCCGGAAAGTCTCCCAGCATATTCCGGGTAGCTCCTGCAATACCGCACATCGATCTGGACCTCCGTTGAAGCTTTGCTTGTGGTGTCGGGGGCGGAACCGTCAGAAAATGGCGCAGAATCTTGCAAGATAATACACATTATAGAGGAGAAGCAGATGGGGATATTGTCTCATACCCGAGTTATGTCGAATCTTCAGTCCGGCTGAGATCATCAGGGGGGTTTGCCACAGGATAATCATTGCATAAAGCCATGTGGTTTCCGCTCGTATGACGAGCAATATAAAAATGAGCAGCACAAAGATCCCAAAATAAAAGGGAAGGACAAGACTCGGCACTTCTTTGAATCGAAAACCATGTCTGAGGGCTCCCCGGTAATTACTTTTCCCGCGCCAGAGTTCCTTGCGGAAGAACTCCCGGATTGTTCGCGCCTCTCCATGATGGATCGCTTTGATGTCCGGATCCGAGATGATTTTTCCCTGTGCCGAGAGGCGATAGGAAATGTCCACATCTTCACAGGTGGTCAAGGTTTCGTCAAAGCCTCCAACTTGTTCAAAAGCATCTTTCCGCACGAATAGATTCATCGATTCCAGCCAGTCCGTTTCCCGGAGTTTTTCCTCCGGATTCCGTACCAGGAGCCAGGTTTGTTGTACCCAGGTCGGGTTTGCGGGAATATACGGTGGCGATCCGAAACAGGCGACATCTTCCCGTTGAAAGTACCGGGAGGCACTTTCAAGCCAGTCTCGTTCCACCGTACAGTCTGCGTCAAGAAAAGCGAGCACCTTGCCCCTCGATTTTTTTGCTCCGTAATTTCTCAGCGCTGAGACCGTAACCCCGGGTCTTCGGTAGACGATTCCTCCGCAGGACTTTGCAAGGTCTGCCGTTCTGTCCGTCGAGCCATTGTCCACCACGATCACCTCGTATTCCTTTGAAGAGAACGTATTTGCATGGATCGATTTCATGCAGCGAACAATATTCATTTCTTCGTTTCTTGCGGGTATGATGATGGAGATCAGGATCATGAATCATTCAGTCCGACTGCAACCTGTGGAACTTGGTCCATGTGACCGGCTGTTTGTTCAATATTCCCTTATAGATTCCGTATAATGCCGCTCCATTCATCAGGCAGAAATAATAAGGAAACAGGAATGTTTGTAATGGGTGGTCTCTCCGCTTTACCACGAAACCGGTGAAGGCGAATCCGTAGAAGAGAAACTGGACGGCCAAGATCATGCGGTAACCCGGCTGTCCGTAGGACAGGGCGAGGTGAATATTTGCAAGAAACAATGAAATCAGGAAAAAAGGCGCAAACCAGCGCAGCAGTTTATGTGACAGATAACAAAACATCTCCCGTGTGACGAGGGATGAGGGGATCCCCTGCCTCTGCTTGAGCGACTGGATGGCTCCCGCGATGACCCTTGCTTGCCGGAAGAATTCCTCCCGGGGAGAAAGAAAATTCCGTTCTTCTGCGATCGCTTCTTCTTCGTATATCAGGCGGTGACCGCTCGAGACGATCGTCATAGAAATTACAAAGTCGTCCAGAATGGTATCCGGCGGTGGTGGTACGAAAAGTTCTTTCCGGATGGCGTACAGGCCGCCGTCGGCCCCGATCATGGATCCAAGATCCGTCTCTTTCCGCTGGATCCAGCGTTCATAGATGTAATAGATTGATCCGGATTTCCCCAAAGTTGTTTCCTCGCCGCGGAGGATTACGTCCGCGCTGACGGCCCCTACGGAAGGGTCGGCGAAGTTTTGTACCAGTTTACGTACGGCATCCCGTCGGCACATGGTGTTGGCATCGGAAAAAATGATGATCTCACTGTCAATCTCCGGGACCGTCTTGTTGATCACCGCTGTTTTCCCTTCTCGGGTCTGATATTGCATTAGGGTTACGCGATCCTCATCCTCCCGGAACTTTTGTATCCTTTCTCGGGTGCGGTCCGTAGACCCGTCGGAAGCAATGATAAACTTGATTTTGTCTGTTGGATAGTCCAGTTCAAGGCAGTTCCTGATTTTCTCTTCGATGACTTCCTCTTCGTTATATGCACAAATCAACAAAGAGACCGTTGGAGTGATCTCCTGTTTCTTGATCTTCCTTCGATAAAAGAGAGTGACGATTCCCAAGATAAGCGGATAACCGACATACACGTATCCGAGCAGGAGAAGTGAGAACCGGAAAACAAGGTGTGTGAAAAACCGGAGCGGAATCCGGCCTAAGTGGAGAGCGAGACAGATTGCATAGATCGACAGCACTGCCATGAACAGGTGGATGATACAGCGGTTCC
This is a stretch of genomic DNA from Deltaproteobacteria bacterium. It encodes these proteins:
- a CDS encoding carbamoyltransferase: MKIIGISPLDKDATVCLLEDGKVIAAIAEERLSRIKIHAGFPYLALQELFQRYGLTAQSVDHVAYSFYDWQRESELMRSSARWHADKEKVYPPQNLFHHMRNLPEQPEKKYNIPALTEKKLYMKKPGYMNIAYRMLSTYSWIGTIMGRRKRKQWVEGASRDHRHWQEELIKGLQKFGIDHKLQRFDHHLCHAANTYFTSGFDEALLITLDGYGSGLAGSVSIGRNGGIERIHALKHPVSLGEFYEKVTSSLGFKPGRHEGKIVGLAAYEKADILYDTVRSFFETSDGDIYYHLPHNFVFSRYLASRFSKPAVAAAYQKVLEDIACEYIAYYVKQTGIKNVALSGGVVANVKANQRIFEIDGVENIFIHPNMGDGGCCVGAAMALYTQETSSLQTERIDDVYWGPEYPEEEMLSAIHQAGLKPERPQNIERRIAELLADGNIVARFNGRMEYGPRALGNRSILYHATDPSVNLWLNQQLKRTEFMPFAPATLYEERNKCYKNIHGAEYTAQFMTITFDCTDFMVGKCPAAVHVDKTARPQLVSPQTNESFYNIIKEYASITGIPSIINTSFNMHEEPIVCTPQDAIKAFNQGDLPYLAMGPFIVRQ
- a CDS encoding WalW protein, whose protein sequence is MKKRVIFLITIDTEEEWDWSGPLPVPPYSTENISYIHEFQDLCRSLSIIPTYFVDHAVVEKEENCATLKSYFKKKECDIGAHLHPWCNPPVTEEINDHNSFIINLPILLVERKLKKLTDIIKERFGIHPFSFRSGRWGMDGKIMRLLAHYGYQVDSSIRPFYSEKDFSYDNALLYPYYPDFENCLAQGKQRSLLEIPATAGFTLPWFQFSNKLYRILSTPKVARLHVIGILWRLKLLRKVAITPEGYTTEDICRCIDMNIHNGNSVINLFFHSSDLRPGSTAYVTTPQDKQNFFRTIENVVTYIQKTYHADFLTIREAYTKMLEENLS
- a CDS encoding polysaccharide deacetylase family protein produces the protein MELAESPYKKQMTFKEFTKIAFCNILLFAGVSRFLRHRYRKRLLVVTYHGVTQSKNPPSAWTLLPARIFEQQISWLAKYYNPVSLNEVLSAAATDNPLPDHSVLITLDDGFRNNMTVAYPILKRYRIPTVIFLTVDYINSDRFFWVDELLLTILEAGKQQANLRLTNPQANFLFSKKQYYEAYHMEVEYLKRKHGNERSALLQQVVSQVGFDRSTYIDDFGMLTWPEVFKMDKEGLIEFGSHTATHRILTNTPEELLEGELAGSKIRLEKKLGHEIRAFCYPNGQFGKDYSPEHRKLLAHYGYKCAFATDYGLYNPGKDHPLSIPRVGVGNDISARKSFYRLSMSGFFEYRKSFLSW
- a CDS encoding glycosyltransferase family 4 protein encodes the protein MDVRGTYKGGGGPDKTILHSAAMHNSSKVEVLVTYIRQPEDREFRIADMARQLGIDYVDFVDRNLLDRKCIGSLRRVVRQRRITLVHTHDDKTLLYGALLKYLVPGLRIMHTCHSHAEYDRESFAKTVAYLRFLFRKRFILWLMKRHALPILTISEDTRQRLIRGGLKENDVQVLYNGIDIASWSRSLAEPVLRKELNLAKGDLLVGTVARITYDKDLPTFFEVVRQVTARMPNVKFVVVGDGLGNELEKAKSDAAGMGLGHVVHFTGHRTDLSDIYASFDLFLMTSRTEGLPNTILEAMALEVPVVSTDVGGIPEVVLGHETGLLCPAGDTASLADAVTELLQRPQLRSRMGRMARQRIQNRFNFRKRVQQLEAIYLYFAGRGEWPSF
- a CDS encoding serine acetyltransferase, yielding MFRNIKHDLKRLGSGQSTLRPMIRGLLSQGFQAIIVYRFFNWFHRHHVPAQPFRFLVERLTEITTGISIPAECTIGPGLRIHHFGGIILHPSVVIGENCTIYHHVTIGDRGGSGNAARIGNNVLFGAGAKIIGEISIGDNCRIGANAMVNQDVPENSVVFGNPCVIRKQT
- the asnB gene encoding asparagine synthase (glutamine-hydrolyzing) codes for the protein MCGIAGATRNMLGDFPEKSLERMNAVMTHRGPDMGDIFLDASMGLCHRRLSIIDLSGDGRQPMTSADGRFTIVFNGEIYNFQELRRALSDRGFRFHTRTDTEVLLASYAAYGPACLEQIRGMFAFAIWDRLEGGLFAARDRIGKKPFYYYFAEDRFAFSSEIKSLLEIGVGREIDPTALIDYLKYLYVPHPKSIYRQIRKLEPGHYLTYRNGALKITEYWDVDFSRPVRADITELEEELLHKIEEAVRCRLISDVPLGAFLSGGVDSSGIVALMARTKDRTVKTCTIGFDDKKHDEAVYAKAFAARLGTDHHEYYIHDEPARIIKKLVWHCDEPFADSSMVPTYYVSEIARKNVTVALSGDGGDENFAGYDKYTVDRYENLARQWVPGSLLSGVMRFTQEAERGPLKRLHSLCRSSLLSPAEAFYVTNTFITDRQLRRVASDSFRKEVEAYDPSGHVKKFYDKANGPDHLSRILYTDLKLYLPGDILAKVDRMSMANSLEVRSPLLDHKIIEYAARIPSSLKLHGTTQKYLLKRAFGEIVGKDIIHREKHGFVVPLADWLRHELRPMAEDALFANEQMAPYFHLPEIRTLWDRHLSGKEDHGTVLWSLFIFSLWLECFKPQ
- a CDS encoding glycosyltransferase is translated as MLISIIIPARNEEMNIVRCMKSIHANTFSSKEYEVIVVDNGSTDRTADLAKSCGGIVYRRPGVTVSALRNYGAKKSRGKVLAFLDADCTVERDWLESASRYFQREDVACFGSPPYIPANPTWVQQTWLLVRNPEEKLRETDWLESMNLFVRKDAFEQVGGFDETLTTCEDVDISYRLSAQGKIISDPDIKAIHHGEARTIREFFRKELWRGKSNYRGALRHGFRFKEVPSLVLPFYFGIFVLLIFILLVIRAETTWLYAMIILWQTPLMISAGLKIRHNSGMRQYPHLLLLYNVYYLARFCAIF